In Aulosira sp. FACHB-615, the genomic window GGACTGACGCTAACTTTTGCACCAATACTTGCATTACCTGTTGGTTGAGCATTGAATCTTTTGGCAGTACCGGCACTGTGAAGAAAGCCTGTAAGTACACCATTTTCAATCAATTTTACCTGACGAGTTGGTGTTCCTTCGCCGTCAAAAGTTTCGGCAGCAATATTAGCCGGATGCAGTGCATCATCGTAGACTGAAAGTAATGGTGAAGCAATTTCTTTGCCTAAATCATCAGGTGTAGACAAACTTTGCTTATCTAGAATGCTTTGAGCATTGAATAAATTAGAAAAAGCACTCAACAAGTTTAAAAAAGCATCGGGAGAGAAGACAACTAAATATTTACCAGACTTGATTTTTTCGTAGTTTAAGTGACTGATAGTTTTGTCTGCGGCTTCTTTGATGCAACCATTAATATCTAGTTCTGCAACACTACGGCTGATTCTAAAACTATTCCCGCTACGAGGTTTTTTATCTTCTTCTTCTGTTTTGCTGTACAGATAAACTGAGGCGATGGAGTTAGACTCAGTTCTAACTGCACCATCACTATTGAGATAAAATCTGTCAATATCTCTTTGTGCTAAACCGTTATAAGGTACGCCTTGAATTGCTGGATGAGCCGAAAGTAATTCTTTTTCTGCTACCAATAGTTTTTCTATTAGTTCAGAAACTGGAGCTTGGGGAGCTTTATCTTCGGATGGATGAGCAATAGGAACTGTTGCTTCTGGGCTGAAATCTGGAACGTTTTCTTTAACACCAAAAAAACTAGCTTCGTAGGCAGTTTTTAAGGCTAATTCTAAGCCTTTGGGGTCTACATCTGTGGTGCTGGTAATCCCAATAGTGTTTTGTTCGTTCCACACACGTACAGTAACACCAGAGCGATTGGAAGCTTTAACTTGTTTTGGCTCACCTTGATCTACTTGCACGCTCGTTTCGTCTATGGTTGAGCCATAAATGTCGAATTTTTTGATGCCAAGTTTATCAGCGTTTTCTTTGGCGTAATTGGCGATTTCTGTGATATTAGGCATAGTCAAATTTTAGATTTTGGATTTTAAATTAGGCGTTGCATAATTGCGGGATGATTTATCTCACGCAGAGGCGCAAAGACGCAGAGAGAATAAGGAGTTAAAAATTTCCAAGACATCAAATTCATCTCCTCATTCAGCAATGCCTTAAATTAACCGCAGATGGACGCAGATATCTGTGTACATCTGTGGTTTGATATGTGGATGATTAACGTCCACCTACAGTAATAGAATCAACTTTGATGTGTGGTTGTCCAACTGTGGTGTAGATACTGCCGCTAACAGAACCGCAGAAGCCGGGAGCTAATTCTAAATCTTGAGAACACATAGAAATTTTATTCATAATTTCCTTGGCTTCACCGATTAAAATTGCGCCTTTTAATGGTTTAGTAATTTTGCCATTTTCTATTAAGTAAGCTTCATCAACA contains:
- a CDS encoding TldD/PmbA family protein → MPNITEIANYAKENADKLGIKKFDIYGSTIDETSVQVDQGEPKQVKASNRSGVTVRVWNEQNTIGITSTTDVDPKGLELALKTAYEASFFGVKENVPDFSPEATVPIAHPSEDKAPQAPVSELIEKLLVAEKELLSAHPAIQGVPYNGLAQRDIDRFYLNSDGAVRTESNSIASVYLYSKTEEEDKKPRSGNSFRISRSVAELDINGCIKEAADKTISHLNYEKIKSGKYLVVFSPDAFLNLLSAFSNLFNAQSILDKQSLSTPDDLGKEIASPLLSVYDDALHPANIAAETFDGEGTPTRQVKLIENGVLTGFLHSAGTAKRFNAQPTGNASIGAKVSVSPNFYHIFAAATPEQEFSLATAENVILIDDLHALHAGVKALQGSFSLPFDGWLINKGEKTSIESATVAGDFLEVLKSIVYLEKEVELTPGGVSPRVWVDGLSITGE